GCAGCCGCGCTGGACGATGCCGCCGGTTTGCGGGAACGCATCAGCAGCGCGATCTACTGCGAGAAGATGGATGACCCCTTCGGGCAAGCCGTTGTGGCCGATGCCCACAGGGTAACACATGGCCTGACGGTAGGTCGTCATTTGCCGCTTCGTTTCCCTCAGTCCGCCAGTTACGCCGGCCCAAGCCTGCTGGTTGCCCTCTTGGTTTTCTGGCTTTTCCCCGTTGTCGACTTGGCCGGCAGACAGGAAGCTCTGCAGAAACAGCTTGAGCAACAGAAGCGCGTTGAGCGCGCCGCCGCGCTGGTTCAGCCTTTAATCGACAAGCAGGTCGAGACTTTGCGGAAGAGATATCCCGCTCTGGAACAGGAGATGCAGCAACTGGCCGCCTTGAAGAACGCTCCACCAGCCACGCGGCCCGAGGATGTTGCCAAGGATCCTATCAAGCAGGTCAACAATCTCGCTCGGCAGATCGAGAACAAGAAAGAGAACCCCGATCTGGCCAAGATCGAGGAGTTCCAGAAGATCGCCCAGAAGCTGGAGGCTCGGCAACGTGGGGACAGCGCGGTCAGCAAGCTGGTTCAGGCCATGGCCCGGGGTGACTACAAGAGCGCACAACAAGCGCTTGAGGAGATGAAGCTCGACCTGATGAAAGCCCCAAAGACCGACGAGGACAAGCAGAAGGCCGAGGAACTCAGGAAGCAGATCAACAAGCTGGGCGATCAGCTCAAGGAGCTTGCCGAGAACGATAAGAAACTCCAACAGGAACTGGCCAAGACGGGCATGAAGCCGGACGAAATCGCCCGGGCTCTCGAGCATCTGAAGAAGCAGGACCTCGACGCTCTGAAAGAACAGCTCAAGAAGCAGGGGTTGTCGGAGAAGGACATCCAGAAGCTGGCGAACCAGCTCAAGAAATGCCAAGGCGGTTGCCAGATGGCCGGCAGGCTGGGAGACAGCCTGAAGCAGGCGGCCCAAGGCCAGCCGGGACAACAAGGTTCGGGGCAGGGATCCGAAGCCGGGTTCACCGACGCGGCCGACCAGTTGTCGGATATGGAGGCCTTGCAGCAGGAGATGAACCAGCTCACGGCAGCGGCCAGTGATCTGCAGCAGATGCAGGATCAACTGTCGCAGGCCGGACAATGCTCGGGACAGTGTGATGGGATGGGGTTGGGCGAGGGCCAAGGCCAGTTGAAGGAGTCGCAGAGCGGCATGGGTCCACTTGGTCAGGGACGGGGCGGCATTGCGCCTAAGACTGAGACTGGTGCCAAGACCACGGCTCAGAAGGCTAAAGTCGAGTCGCACCCCGGCGCGATCATTTCCACCCAGTTTGTCCATGGCGAGCAGATTGCCGGACAGGTGACCGACGAGTTTGTTGAGGCGGTGATCTCCAAGGAGCGGGAGGTCTCGGATGCCATCAATCGCGAGGCAATCCCGCGCCAGTACCACAAGAGTGTGAGCAAGTACTTCAGCGACGCCAGAGAGGGCCTGCCTGCCGACCGGGTCAAGGCCGTCGAGAACAAGTTCGAAGGCGAAAAGCCGGCCGGGGAGGCAAAGTGAGATGGGTGGTTTCTCATTTCCGCGGGCGCAGGCGATTTCGTGCGCCCTGGCGGCGGCCGCTTGTGCATTCCTTTCCGGGTGCGACCAATCAAGCGACAAGCCGGCAGTCACTCTCTATACCAGCGTCGATGAGCCCTTCGCGCGAGAAGTGATTGCAGCCTTCGAGAAGCAGAGCGGCATTCGGGTGGCGATCAAGATCGACAGCGAGGCCGGGAAGACAACCGGGCTGGTTCGACGAATCGATGCCGAGCGCAACCGCCCGCAGGCCGACGTTTTCTGGTCCAGTGAGCTGTTCAACACCATCAAGATGGGGCGGCAAGGCCTGCTGGCCGAGTATCGCCCGCCGGCCGAGGGGATTCCCGATCGCTACAAGGACCCGGCCGGCCGGTGGACGGCCTTTGGCATGAGAGCCCGCGTGTTGGCGTTCAACACCTCGAAGGTCAAGCCCGAGGAGCTTCCGACCCGGTGGCGCGAGATCGCCAATTCCCGCTGGGCAGGAGTCCTTGGCGTTGCCGATCCGCGTTTCGGCACCACCCGGGGGCACTTTGCCGCCTTCCTGGCCGCATGGGGGGAGCCGACCTATGCGGAGTTCGTCGAGCAGTTGAGCCAGACGCTGGGCGATAAGCTGCAGGACGGTAATGCCGCCGCTGCTCGGGCGGTGGCCAGGGGCGAACTGCACATCTGTGCCACCGATACCGACGACGTCTATGTTCGTCAGGACGCCAAGGAGCCGATCGACATGGTTTTCCCTGATATGGGTGACGGCGGCACGCTGCTGATCCCCAACTCGGTTGCCATGATCGCCAATGCTCCTCACCCGGATGAAGCAAAGAGACTGATAGATTTCCTGACCTCAGAGCAGACCGAACGAATGCTGGCCCGGAGTCCATCGCGCAACTACCCCGTTCGTGAATCGCTGCGCAAGGAACTGAGCATCACTCTCCCGCCCGAGGCGAAGCTGACATTCGAGCAGATTGCCGACGCTATGGACAAAGCCATCGAATTGGCGGGCAGGAAGCTGATCAAGTAGGCATTGTTTTGTGTTTTGACACCTTCTAATAAAAAAGTCTTCTAAGCTCGCACGACTGTTTCCCGACCCGTGCCCGAGGCAAAGCGCAGAGGGGCCCCGTTCAGCCAAGGACAGGGGCTCGGTTTCCAACAGCGGGGCCGATGGGAGTGGATGTTGCCATGGGAAGTCGCAAGGCTCGTGCTCGCGGATCCCGCGGCTT
The genomic region above belongs to Phycisphaerae bacterium and contains:
- a CDS encoding extracellular solute-binding protein — its product is MGGFSFPRAQAISCALAAAACAFLSGCDQSSDKPAVTLYTSVDEPFAREVIAAFEKQSGIRVAIKIDSEAGKTTGLVRRIDAERNRPQADVFWSSELFNTIKMGRQGLLAEYRPPAEGIPDRYKDPAGRWTAFGMRARVLAFNTSKVKPEELPTRWREIANSRWAGVLGVADPRFGTTRGHFAAFLAAWGEPTYAEFVEQLSQTLGDKLQDGNAAAARAVARGELHICATDTDDVYVRQDAKEPIDMVFPDMGDGGTLLIPNSVAMIANAPHPDEAKRLIDFLTSEQTERMLARSPSRNYPVRESLRKELSITLPPEAKLTFEQIADAMDKAIELAGRKLIK